The Bifidobacterium sp. ESL0745 genome contains a region encoding:
- the rnc gene encoding ribonuclease III has translation MPQDTDTDTTSETSTPQQELLDRLGTTLSPDLLVQALTHRSFSHEHEGAPNYERLEFLGDAVLEFVSTETLYRVHPDMNEGQLAKMRAMAVSEKALSQIAREKLQVGPYILLGHGEAESGGAEKSSILCDIVESLIGATFVEHGIDEARKVVHHLVDDELKKVATEGPALDWKTSLTVKAHGMGLEDPRYRMAVSGPEYAQVFTARAVVGDDDEVLGVGTGSSKRKAQLAAAKAAWTELDSNPSKHPAKKHHHPSDAKAQQK, from the coding sequence ATGCCTCAAGATACCGATACTGATACCACTTCAGAAACTTCGACCCCGCAGCAGGAACTGCTTGACCGGCTCGGCACCACGCTTTCGCCGGACCTCTTGGTGCAGGCACTCACCCACCGTTCGTTCTCGCACGAGCACGAGGGCGCGCCGAACTACGAACGCTTGGAATTCCTGGGCGACGCGGTGCTTGAGTTCGTTTCCACCGAAACGCTGTATCGCGTCCATCCCGACATGAACGAAGGCCAGCTCGCGAAGATGCGGGCGATGGCCGTCTCGGAAAAGGCGCTTTCACAGATCGCACGCGAAAAGCTTCAAGTGGGGCCGTATATCCTGCTCGGACACGGTGAGGCTGAATCCGGCGGCGCCGAAAAAAGCTCGATCCTCTGCGACATCGTGGAATCGCTGATCGGCGCGACATTCGTGGAGCATGGCATCGACGAAGCCCGCAAAGTGGTGCACCATCTGGTCGATGACGAACTGAAGAAGGTCGCCACCGAAGGCCCTGCGCTGGATTGGAAGACCTCGTTGACCGTCAAGGCGCACGGCATGGGACTTGAGGATCCGCGCTACCGCATGGCCGTGTCCGGCCCGGAATACGCACAGGTCTTTACTGCCCGCGCCGTTGTCGGCGACGATGACGAAGTGCTTGGTGTCGGCACCGGTTCCAGCAAACGCAAGGCCCAGCTTGCCGCCGCGAAAGCCGCCTGGACGGAACTAGACAGCAATCCAAGCAAACATCCGGCCAAAAAGCACCATCACCCCAGCGACGCCAAAGCACAACAAAAGTAA
- the ilvN gene encoding acetolactate synthase small subunit: MANYPASTPHSERHTLSVLVENRPGVLARIAGLFARRAFNINSLSVSPTERPDISRVTVTADVEEVPLEQIIKQLNKLLHVLKIVDLDDTDAVERELVLIKVAANETNRSDVLEIVRLFRVRVVDVHPESLTIEATGDEGKIDALLGLLDDYGVIELVRSGAVAVTRGPHALSEKVVGSEITGR; encoded by the coding sequence ATGGCAAATTATCCTGCATCCACTCCGCACAGCGAGCGTCACACCCTGTCCGTCCTGGTCGAAAACCGCCCTGGCGTACTGGCCCGTATAGCTGGCCTTTTCGCCCGCCGTGCGTTCAACATCAACTCGCTTTCCGTCTCCCCCACCGAGCGCCCCGACATCTCGCGCGTCACCGTGACCGCTGACGTCGAGGAAGTGCCGCTTGAGCAGATCATCAAGCAGCTCAACAAACTGCTTCACGTGCTGAAAATCGTCGATCTTGACGATACCGACGCCGTCGAACGTGAGCTGGTACTCATCAAGGTCGCAGCCAACGAGACGAATCGCTCAGACGTGCTGGAGATTGTGCGCCTCTTCCGCGTACGTGTGGTCGACGTGCACCCCGAATCCCTGACCATCGAGGCCACCGGCGACGAAGGCAAGATCGATGCGCTGCTTGGTCTGCTGGACGACTACGGCGTCATCGAGCTGGTCCGCTCCGGTGCCGTCGCGGTGACCCGCGGCCCGCATGCGTTGAGCGAAAAGGTGGTCGGCAGCGAAATCACCGGAAGGTAA
- a CDS encoding acetolactate synthase large subunit, whose translation MVSPTPLQAFSGVPKISKTNKQTLVNGEKMTGAQALIRTLEDLGVQDVFGIPGGAILPVYHQIHDDTKFRFVLMRHEQGAGHAAEGYAVATGRVGVCIVTSGPGATNMVTPIADANMDSVPLVVISGQVGVDAIGTDAFQEADTVGITYPVVKHSYLVTDAQDIPRVLAEAHYIARTGRPGPVVVDITKTAQVGDMYYSWPQKLLLPGYNPTTKPHGHVLREATKLFEQSYRPVLYVGGGAVRSNAGEQVKELADLTDSPIVTTLPARGIVPDSDPKVLGMLGMHGTLAATAATQRCDLLVAIGARFDDRVTGKMEAFAPAARVIHIDIDPAEIGKRRQPDVPIVGDVAEVLDALNAEIKRGQAIHGKPNLEPWWNLINSWREKYPMKYDETTPDGTLSPQWVVEELSRQAAPSTIWVSGVGQHQMWASQLIDFENPHSWISSGGLGTMGFGLPAAIGARVGSARDFGGKKPVWLIDGDGSFQMTSEELAAAFIDNAPVKIAILNNSVYGMVRQWQTLFYDKHYSQTSIRDGENTEDILNVPDFVKLAEAYGCIGIRATTKDEAKAAIKRANEINDRPVLIDFRVYKDAMVWPMVAAGQSNDTVTYMPGIQPLLHHGTAEAGTDDAADDDDNQTDTADAGTSEKSEK comes from the coding sequence ATGGTGTCACCAACGCCTTTACAGGCATTCAGCGGGGTGCCGAAAATATCAAAGACAAACAAGCAGACTCTCGTCAACGGCGAGAAGATGACCGGCGCACAGGCGCTGATCCGCACGCTGGAAGATCTGGGCGTGCAGGACGTTTTCGGTATTCCGGGTGGCGCGATCCTGCCGGTTTATCATCAGATTCACGATGATACCAAGTTCCGTTTCGTGCTGATGCGCCATGAGCAGGGCGCAGGGCATGCGGCCGAGGGGTACGCCGTGGCCACCGGGCGCGTGGGCGTTTGCATCGTCACCTCCGGGCCGGGGGCGACGAACATGGTCACGCCGATCGCCGATGCGAATATGGATTCGGTGCCGCTGGTCGTCATTTCCGGTCAGGTCGGTGTGGACGCAATCGGTACCGACGCCTTCCAGGAAGCCGATACCGTAGGTATTACATACCCGGTGGTCAAACATTCCTACCTCGTCACCGACGCGCAGGACATTCCGCGTGTGCTCGCCGAAGCGCACTATATCGCGCGTACCGGCCGCCCAGGCCCCGTCGTGGTCGACATCACCAAAACCGCGCAGGTCGGCGACATGTATTACTCATGGCCGCAGAAACTGCTGCTCCCAGGCTACAACCCGACGACCAAACCGCACGGCCACGTCCTGCGCGAGGCCACAAAACTCTTTGAACAGTCGTATCGCCCCGTGCTCTACGTCGGCGGCGGCGCGGTGCGTTCCAACGCCGGAGAGCAGGTCAAGGAACTGGCCGATCTGACCGACTCCCCCATCGTCACCACGCTTCCAGCGCGCGGCATCGTGCCGGATTCCGACCCGAAAGTGCTGGGAATGCTCGGTATGCACGGTACGTTGGCAGCCACGGCGGCGACGCAGAGGTGCGATCTGCTGGTCGCCATCGGCGCACGTTTCGACGACCGCGTGACAGGCAAAATGGAGGCTTTCGCCCCTGCGGCCCGCGTCATCCACATCGACATCGATCCCGCCGAAATCGGCAAGCGCCGCCAGCCCGACGTGCCCATCGTCGGCGATGTGGCGGAAGTGCTCGACGCGCTGAATGCCGAAATCAAGCGCGGGCAGGCCATCCACGGCAAGCCGAACCTCGAGCCTTGGTGGAATCTCATCAATTCCTGGCGCGAAAAGTATCCGATGAAATATGATGAAACGACGCCGGACGGCACACTCTCCCCACAATGGGTCGTGGAGGAGCTTTCACGCCAGGCTGCACCCTCCACCATCTGGGTTTCCGGCGTGGGCCAGCACCAGATGTGGGCTTCGCAGCTCATCGATTTCGAAAACCCGCACTCCTGGATCTCCTCAGGAGGCCTGGGAACCATGGGCTTCGGCCTGCCTGCGGCCATTGGCGCACGCGTGGGTTCGGCCCGCGATTTCGGCGGCAAGAAGCCAGTTTGGTTGATTGACGGCGACGGCAGCTTCCAGATGACCTCCGAGGAGCTCGCAGCCGCGTTCATCGACAATGCGCCGGTCAAAATCGCAATCCTCAACAATTCCGTGTACGGCATGGTCCGCCAGTGGCAGACGCTTTTCTACGACAAACATTATTCGCAGACCAGCATCCGCGACGGCGAGAATACCGAGGATATCCTCAACGTTCCCGATTTCGTCAAGCTCGCCGAAGCCTACGGTTGCATCGGCATTCGCGCAACTACGAAAGACGAGGCAAAGGCCGCGATCAAGCGCGCCAACGAGATCAACGACCGGCCGGTGCTGATCGACTTCCGCGTCTACAAGGACGCGATGGTCTGGCCGATGGTCGCCGCGGGGCAATCCAACGACACCGTTACTTACATGCCCGGCATACAGCCGCTGCTGCATCATGGCACGGCAGAAGCGGGCACCGACGACGCCGCGGATGACGACGACAATCAAACCGACACAGCCGATGCCGGAACTTCGGAAAAATCGGAAAAGTAA
- a CDS encoding DUF3039 domain-containing protein, translated as MTDFFERLDVAGKQVGDWHDAAGFENPSQDPDSGAGTAVLDRPEAEEETKRSDDGDADRFAHYVSRDRMRESQLTGRPVVALCGKIWVPKHDPSQYPVCPDCKRIYEEMTGK; from the coding sequence ATGACTGACTTTTTTGAGAGGTTGGATGTTGCCGGAAAACAGGTCGGTGATTGGCATGACGCAGCCGGATTCGAGAATCCTTCACAGGACCCGGATTCCGGTGCGGGGACGGCGGTACTCGATCGGCCGGAAGCCGAAGAGGAGACCAAGCGCAGCGATGATGGCGATGCGGATCGCTTCGCGCACTATGTTTCGCGTGATCGCATGCGTGAGTCCCAGCTTACCGGACGACCGGTGGTGGCGCTGTGTGGCAAGATCTGGGTGCCGAAGCACGATCCCTCGCAATATCCGGTTTGCCCGGATTGCAAGCGCATCTACGAGGAAATGACCGGCAAGTAA
- the coaD gene encoding pantetheine-phosphate adenylyltransferase, with product MTIAVCPGSYDPVTAGHLDVIERSARIFETVHVVVAVNSSKTPMFSEKTRVDVIKRALVKDGYPNVTVASTDGLITDYCTKVGASVIVKGLRQNGDYEAELGMALVNRKLSGVETMFLPANPILEHISSTVVKDVARHGGDVTGMVPDCVVGMLAEKLQKEKS from the coding sequence ATGACTATAGCAGTGTGCCCCGGCTCGTATGATCCAGTCACAGCAGGGCATTTGGACGTTATCGAACGCAGTGCACGTATTTTCGAGACGGTACATGTCGTCGTGGCCGTCAACAGCTCGAAGACCCCGATGTTTTCGGAGAAAACCCGCGTGGACGTAATCAAGCGGGCCCTGGTAAAGGACGGCTATCCGAACGTGACCGTCGCTTCCACCGACGGGCTGATCACCGATTACTGCACCAAGGTCGGCGCGTCGGTCATCGTCAAGGGCCTACGGCAGAACGGCGACTACGAGGCCGAGCTCGGGATGGCCCTGGTCAATCGCAAACTTTCCGGCGTCGAGACCATGTTCCTGCCTGCGAACCCGATACTTGAGCATATTTCCAGCACTGTAGTCAAGGACGTGGCACGTCACGGCGGCGATGTCACCGGCATGGTGCCCGATTGCGTAGTCGGCATGCTCGCCGAAAAACTTCAGAAAGAAAAGAGCTAA
- the rpmF gene encoding 50S ribosomal protein L32 — MALPKYKTSRANTHSRRSNWKASAAKTVACPNCGAPTLPHMACPSCGSFRGRVYREAISKSLSK; from the coding sequence ATGGCACTGCCAAAGTACAAGACTTCGCGAGCCAACACGCATTCGCGCCGCTCCAACTGGAAGGCCAGCGCGGCCAAGACCGTCGCCTGCCCCAATTGTGGTGCGCCGACCCTGCCGCACATGGCTTGCCCGAGCTGCGGTTCGTTCCGCGGCCGCGTTTATCGCGAGGCTATCAGCAAGTCGCTGAGCAAGTGA
- a CDS encoding DUF177 domain-containing protein codes for MSRPEDSQWAVSVGQIISRPGQSKTVDAEFPAPSGIGDNVIGVKEGAPVKVTGSFDSIVDGLIFTGRFDAPVHAECVRCLKEIKRDWGMDVTAFFPYDSAKASVNANNGHDNHDEDIDIIAGEDESEDTYPLSADCNFADLEALLRDTLVENLPLQPLCKPDCKGLCPQCGINLNDNPDHHHDVVDNRFAALAGLKAELEKEEEQGK; via the coding sequence ATGAGTAGACCTGAAGATTCGCAATGGGCCGTCAGCGTGGGGCAGATCATCTCGCGTCCCGGCCAAAGCAAAACCGTTGATGCCGAGTTTCCCGCGCCAAGCGGCATCGGCGACAATGTCATCGGTGTCAAGGAGGGGGCACCTGTCAAAGTGACCGGCTCCTTCGACTCCATCGTTGACGGGCTGATTTTCACCGGACGCTTCGATGCGCCGGTCCATGCCGAGTGCGTGCGCTGCCTCAAAGAAATCAAACGCGATTGGGGCATGGATGTCACCGCGTTCTTCCCCTACGATTCCGCGAAGGCGTCCGTCAACGCGAACAACGGGCACGACAATCACGACGAGGACATCGACATCATCGCCGGCGAGGACGAGTCGGAAGACACCTATCCGTTGAGCGCGGACTGCAATTTCGCCGACCTTGAGGCACTTCTGCGCGACACGTTGGTCGAAAACCTTCCGCTGCAGCCACTATGCAAGCCGGATTGCAAGGGTCTGTGCCCGCAGTGCGGCATCAATCTGAACGACAATCCCGACCACCATCACGACGTGGTCGACAACCGTTTCGCCGCTCTGGCCGGTCTCAAGGCCGAGCTGGAAAAGGAAGAAGAACAAGGCAAGTAG
- a CDS encoding cell division protein → MANETNLSDEEDDTLSKVIPIDDLSPNHDEGDADSDNSGDSTESPETNDDVDDDTYDSVSPKAAKPLFTSPADLPDLQEKHDTHDNQASNGQSPDAHTDVSDEAVSKSRAEFTTVYDIIDQMSSAVEDTKSSFFAPGMVRLDRDEFLDQLNQLKTMLPVQLERASSLMREAERRLQNAQSQAQAIVTKAQSQAAQIRQNAEEQAQILSGQERVVDLAQQKARVIMDDAQIKSTKLVQGANAYCAEVMKALEEQVAAYDRDIKNGIDVIDKRQHTAAQQLAQSQADAVAHAQNPADKAE, encoded by the coding sequence ATGGCGAACGAAACAAACCTCAGCGACGAGGAAGACGACACCCTTTCCAAGGTCATTCCCATTGATGACCTTTCGCCGAACCACGACGAGGGCGATGCGGATTCCGACAATTCGGGTGATTCCACGGAAAGCCCGGAAACCAACGATGACGTTGATGACGATACCTATGATTCGGTTTCGCCAAAGGCCGCCAAACCGCTGTTCACTTCCCCCGCAGACCTTCCCGACCTGCAGGAAAAACACGACACCCACGATAATCAGGCGTCGAACGGCCAATCCCCCGATGCCCACACAGACGTCAGCGACGAAGCCGTGAGCAAAAGCCGTGCCGAATTCACGACGGTTTATGACATCATCGATCAGATGAGCTCCGCCGTGGAGGACACCAAATCCAGTTTCTTCGCCCCCGGTATGGTGCGCCTCGACCGCGACGAGTTCCTTGATCAGCTCAACCAACTCAAAACCATGCTCCCCGTACAGCTTGAGCGCGCCTCGTCGCTGATGCGTGAGGCCGAACGCCGGTTGCAGAACGCGCAGAGCCAAGCCCAAGCCATTGTCACCAAGGCGCAAAGCCAGGCCGCGCAAATCAGACAGAACGCCGAAGAACAGGCGCAGATCCTTTCCGGACAGGAACGCGTTGTGGATCTGGCGCAGCAAAAAGCCCGCGTGATCATGGATGACGCCCAAATCAAGTCGACCAAGCTTGTGCAAGGCGCCAACGCCTATTGCGCCGAAGTGATGAAGGCGCTTGAGGAGCAGGTTGCCGCCTATGACCGCGATATCAAAAACGGCATCGACGTCATCGATAAGCGTCAGCACACGGCCGCGCAGCAACTTGCGCAGTCGCAGGCGGATGCCGTTGCGCACGCGCAAAATCCAGCCGACAAAGCCGAATAA